One part of the Vicia villosa cultivar HV-30 ecotype Madison, WI linkage group LG6, Vvil1.0, whole genome shotgun sequence genome encodes these proteins:
- the LOC131609952 gene encoding uncharacterized protein LOC131609952, with the protein MYLPRHTLIRTFLHRRPFSHSAAAILHPPEPDLEPLTYLPGFPKPDPKYDETILAIPRRDSGKNISAKERKVGRVPSIVFEQEDGQHGGNKRLISVRTDQIRKLVNHLGRSFFLSRLFNLQVLHQFDSDSNANSVDVIENVRVLPRSLHLKAGTDAPLNVTFIRAPSDAWLKVDIPIVFIGDDISPGLKKGASLNTIKRTVKYLCPADIIPPYIEVDLSELDVGQKVLMGDLNIHPALKLLHSKDEAVCKIMGQRVSEQQPKKSK; encoded by the exons ATGTATCTCCCCCGCCACACACTCATCAGAACCTTCCTCCACCGCCGTCCCTTCTCCCATTCCGCCGCCGCCATCCTCCACCCTCCAGAGCCAGACCTAGAGCCCCTCACCTACCTCCCAGGCTTTCCAAAACCCGACCCTAAATACGACGAGACCATCCTCGCTATCCCCCGCAGAGATTCCGGGAAGAACATTTCAGCAAAAGAGCGCAAAGTCGGCCGCGTTCCGAGCATCGTGTTCGAGCAGGAAGATGGCCAGCATGGTGGCAACAAACGCCTCATTTCCGTCCGCACCGATCAGATCAGGAAGCTCGTTAACCACCTCGGACGCTCGTTTTTCCTCTCACGCCTCTTCAATCTACAAGTTCTTCACCAATTCGACTCCGATTCAAACGCTAACAGCGTCGATGTCATTGAAAACGTTCGCGTTTTGCCCCGCAGT CTTCATTTGAAAGCTGGCACAGATGCACCTTTGAATGTTACATTTATAAGGGCTCCATCGGATGCTTGGTTGAAAGTTGATATTCCTATTGTATTCATAGGAGATGATATATCCCCTGGACTCAAGAAAG GTGCTTCGTTGAATACCATCAAAAGGACTGTTAAGTACCTATGCCCTGCAGACATTATTCCCCCATATATTGAAGTGGATTTAAGTGAGTTAGATGTGGGCCAGAAGGTGCTCATGGGTGATCTCAATATTCATCCTGCATTAAAACTTCTTCACTCAAAAGATGAAGCTGTTTGTAAAATTATGGGCCAAAGGGTTTCTGAACAACAACCAAAGAAATCCAAGTAA